The following proteins come from a genomic window of Nostoc sp. ATCC 53789:
- the rpe gene encoding ribulose-phosphate 3-epimerase, with amino-acid sequence MTQNLSQKPIVISPSILSADFSRLGDEIRAVDAAGADWIHVDVMDGRFVPNITIGPLIVEAIRPVTTKPLDVHLMIVEPEKYVEGFAKAGADIISVHCEHNASPHLHRTLGQIKELGKKAGVVLNPGSPLELIEYVLDLCDLVLIMSVNPGFGGQSFIPGVLPKIRKLRQMCDERGLDPWIEVDGGLKANNTWQVLEAGANAVVAGSAVFNAKDYAEAITSIRNSKRPTPELAKV; translated from the coding sequence ATGACCCAAAACCTATCTCAAAAGCCCATTGTAATTTCTCCATCTATCCTATCAGCCGATTTTAGCCGTCTGGGTGACGAAATTCGCGCCGTAGACGCAGCCGGAGCAGATTGGATTCATGTTGATGTAATGGACGGTCGCTTTGTACCTAATATTACGATAGGCCCTCTGATTGTGGAGGCGATTCGTCCGGTTACAACCAAGCCCCTGGATGTCCACTTGATGATTGTGGAGCCAGAAAAGTACGTAGAAGGATTCGCTAAAGCGGGTGCTGATATTATCTCCGTACACTGCGAACATAATGCTTCTCCACATCTGCACCGTACCTTGGGGCAAATTAAAGAGCTTGGTAAGAAAGCTGGAGTTGTACTTAATCCTGGTAGCCCTCTAGAGCTAATTGAATACGTTCTAGATTTGTGCGATTTAGTACTGATTATGAGCGTCAACCCTGGTTTTGGTGGTCAAAGCTTTATCCCTGGTGTGTTACCCAAAATCCGCAAGCTGCGTCAAATGTGTGATGAACGCGGTCTTGACCCTTGGATTGAAGTGGATGGAGGGCTGAAGGCAAATAATACTTGGCAAGTTTTAGAAGCAGGAGCTAATGCAGTTGTCGCCGGTTCAGCTGTATTTAATGCTAAAGATTATGCTGAGGCTATTACATCAATTCGCAACAGCAAGCGTCCTACCCCAGAATTAGCTAAGGTTTAA
- a CDS encoding HetP family heterocyst commitment protein — MMNQDIAGISSNLDTTVKAQQFDKVVEAIIAGKYSWACVLMLRFAGYNPLHYIPYRTYNRLLKENSQTNRTKQQQSENLKMLKHSNDSRPAYLEVVGKQKTEIRGVSLDQKLG, encoded by the coding sequence ATGATGAATCAAGACATTGCTGGTATTAGTAGTAACTTAGATACAACAGTAAAGGCTCAACAATTTGATAAAGTAGTTGAAGCAATTATTGCTGGAAAGTACTCCTGGGCATGTGTTTTAATGCTACGTTTTGCTGGTTATAATCCTCTCCATTACATTCCGTACCGTACCTACAACCGATTACTGAAAGAAAACTCTCAAACCAACAGAACAAAACAACAGCAAAGTGAAAATCTAAAAATGCTGAAACATTCTAATGATTCAAGACCTGCTTATCTTGAAGTAGTTGGAAAGCAAAAAACAGAAATCCGTGGCGTTAGTTTAGACCAGAAATTGGGATAA
- a CDS encoding GH116 family glycosyl hydrolase: MTNQLSPKIPSCTWSRPIGLGWDKPYTVRYASNIDDGPWHGMPLGGFGAGCIGRSSRGDFNLWHIDGGEHTFKNVPACQFSVFESNGTSTQAYALSTQGPDDGTLKAWQWYPTLPSTEGTGNYHALYPRSWFVYENVFQAQLTCEQFSPVWAGNYQETSYPVAIFLWNAHNPTNAPITLSIMLTWQNMVGWFTNALKSPEVRVRDDGSPVYEYQPRWGESQGNYNQIVENPQQFGCLLSRVGSDALQEGDGTWCIATLKHPQVEVFHHTRWNAEGTGDEVWQSFAKDGSLSNYIDANPVGEGEQLGAAMATPAAGIALRFTLQPGETLEIPFVLAWDLPITEFAAGVNYYRRYTDFFDRSGNNAWAIASTALQEYQTWRSQIQTWQQPILDREDLPNWFKMALFNELYDLTSGGTLWSAASELDPIGQFAVLECLDYRWYESLDVRLYGSFALLMLFPELEKSVMRAFARAIPQGDDTPRIIGYYMTIKAESPIAVRKVVGATPHDLGAPNEHVWQKTNYTSYQDCNLWKDLGSDFVLQVYRDFLLTGADDVEFLADCWNAIVQTLDYLKTFDLDGDGIPENSGAPDQTFDDWRLQGVSAYCGGLWLAALEAAIAISDILLTHNLGDLGVLAVQKSIYETWLQQSLPIYQEKLWNGQYYQLDSESGSDVVMADQLCGQFYARLLDLPDIVPSDRALSALKTVYDACFLKFCNGEFGAANGVRPDGSPENPKATHPLEVWTGINFGLAAFLVQMGMKDEALRLTQAVVEQIYENGLQFRTPEAITAGGTFRASTYLRAMAIWGIYLVIN, translated from the coding sequence ATGACAAATCAACTCTCTCCGAAAATTCCCTCTTGTACTTGGAGCCGTCCCATCGGTTTAGGCTGGGACAAACCTTATACTGTCCGCTACGCAAGTAATATCGATGATGGCCCTTGGCATGGTATGCCTTTAGGTGGCTTTGGTGCAGGTTGCATCGGTCGTTCTTCACGGGGAGATTTTAACCTGTGGCACATCGACGGCGGTGAGCATACCTTCAAAAACGTCCCCGCTTGTCAATTCAGTGTATTTGAATCTAATGGCACATCTACCCAAGCCTACGCTTTATCCACCCAAGGGCCCGATGATGGCACTCTCAAAGCTTGGCAGTGGTATCCAACGCTTCCCAGTACTGAGGGGACGGGTAATTATCACGCCCTATACCCACGTAGCTGGTTTGTGTACGAAAATGTATTCCAAGCACAGTTGACTTGTGAGCAATTTTCCCCAGTTTGGGCAGGTAATTATCAAGAAACTAGCTACCCTGTAGCAATATTCCTTTGGAATGCCCACAACCCCACAAATGCACCAATCACTCTCAGCATTATGCTCACTTGGCAAAATATGGTGGGCTGGTTTACAAATGCCCTCAAATCTCCCGAAGTGCGGGTGCGTGATGATGGTAGTCCGGTTTACGAATACCAACCACGTTGGGGCGAAAGTCAAGGAAACTATAATCAAATAGTTGAAAATCCACAACAGTTTGGCTGTCTTTTAAGTCGGGTTGGTAGTGATGCTTTGCAAGAAGGTGATGGAACTTGGTGTATTGCGACGCTGAAGCATCCTCAAGTGGAAGTATTTCACCACACTCGCTGGAATGCTGAAGGAACTGGTGATGAGGTGTGGCAAAGCTTTGCCAAAGATGGTTCTTTGTCCAATTATATAGATGCTAATCCAGTCGGAGAAGGTGAACAGTTAGGGGCTGCGATGGCTACGCCGGCCGCAGGCATCGCACTCCGTTTCACTCTCCAACCAGGCGAAACTCTTGAAATCCCCTTTGTCCTCGCTTGGGATTTGCCCATTACAGAATTTGCCGCCGGAGTCAACTATTATCGCAGATATACAGACTTTTTTGATAGAAGTGGAAATAATGCTTGGGCGATCGCATCTACTGCCCTCCAAGAATATCAAACCTGGCGATCGCAAATTCAAACTTGGCAACAACCCATTCTCGACCGGGAAGATTTGCCCAACTGGTTTAAAATGGCTCTATTTAATGAGCTTTATGACCTCACTAGCGGCGGTACTCTCTGGAGTGCAGCATCAGAACTTGACCCCATCGGTCAGTTCGCGGTGCTGGAGTGCCTAGATTATCGTTGGTATGAAAGTCTAGATGTGCGATTATATGGCTCTTTTGCCCTACTGATGCTGTTTCCCGAACTGGAGAAGTCAGTGATGCGGGCATTTGCACGGGCGATTCCTCAAGGTGATGATACACCCCGAATCATCGGCTATTACATGACAATCAAGGCAGAAAGCCCAATCGCAGTTCGCAAAGTCGTCGGTGCAACACCCCACGATTTAGGCGCACCGAATGAACACGTTTGGCAGAAAACCAACTACACCAGCTATCAAGACTGCAATTTATGGAAAGATTTGGGTAGTGATTTTGTCTTGCAAGTATACCGTGATTTTCTGCTCACAGGTGCTGACGATGTAGAATTTCTAGCAGATTGTTGGAATGCGATCGTTCAAACCCTCGACTACCTCAAAACCTTTGACCTTGATGGTGATGGGATTCCTGAAAATTCTGGTGCGCCTGACCAAACCTTTGATGATTGGCGGTTACAGGGTGTCAGCGCCTATTGTGGTGGGTTGTGGTTAGCAGCGCTAGAGGCTGCGATCGCAATTAGCGATATTTTATTAACTCACAACCTTGGCGATCTTGGTGTCTTGGCGGTTCAAAAATCCATCTATGAAACTTGGTTACAACAATCTCTTCCTATCTACCAAGAAAAACTTTGGAATGGACAATATTACCAACTTGATAGTGAAAGTGGTTCCGATGTGGTGATGGCGGATCAGTTGTGTGGACAATTCTACGCCCGACTATTGGACTTACCTGATATTGTACCGAGCGATCGCGCCCTTTCTGCCCTGAAAACTGTTTATGATGCGTGCTTTTTGAAATTCTGCAATGGAGAGTTTGGTGCTGCAAATGGTGTTCGTCCTGACGGTTCACCAGAAAACCCTAAAGCTACTCATCCCCTAGAAGTTTGGACTGGGATAAACTTTGGGCTAGCAGCTTTTCTTGTGCAAATGGGAATGAAAGATGAAGCGTTGAGGTTAACACAGGCTGTAGTCGAGCAAATTTATGAAAATGGGCTGCAATTTCGCACCCCTGAAGCTATCACCGCAGGTGGTACTTTCCGCGCTAGCACCTACTTACGGGCAATGGCAATCTGGGGAATTTACTTAGTTATTAATTGA
- a CDS encoding peptidase has product MLLETKNYRHKLSRILICSLGSSLLIASNVLPINALGKPQHSQGFIIAKSPDERQPEAVKKGIEQLPASQASISPRKKTSSVESPIQTRPISSNTETSQPTSDASNDDSTSRSSRRRTSNSNSNRSNSSASRSSGGRASNSNGSGRVRKPSSNVARSGNQNIDRPAVSAPATPTYKEINFVDVALGILSKSDFQSQGRYFHFYEFEGRENQLVQIRLVGSKDTRRSNNLSLNPLLFLHDPDDNIIVKKGTLEKSSDGDDAFIFARLPKNGTYKIAVTSRDSGEIGRYSLALRNDRASYTLDEAGQLSANSSTLKQNGGAYNVSNFQGRKNQLVSIRVDSVDEEFSPYVALLNSKGQTIAIDKDKDKAGTYSALIDRARLPEDDTYYVVVSSKNPQERGKYRLTIF; this is encoded by the coding sequence ATGCTACTAGAAACCAAAAACTATCGCCACAAATTAAGCCGCATTTTAATTTGTTCCTTGGGTAGTAGTTTGTTGATCGCGAGCAATGTGCTACCTATAAATGCTTTGGGGAAACCTCAACATTCTCAAGGCTTCATAATTGCTAAATCACCAGATGAGAGACAACCAGAAGCAGTAAAAAAAGGAATTGAGCAGCTTCCTGCTTCTCAAGCATCAATATCTCCAAGAAAGAAGACATCTTCTGTTGAGTCGCCAATCCAGACTCGTCCTATATCTTCTAATACAGAAACTTCCCAGCCAACCTCGGACGCTTCAAATGATGACTCTACTTCTAGATCATCTAGACGTAGGACTTCTAACTCAAATTCTAATCGTTCCAATAGTAGTGCATCTAGATCGTCTGGAGGTAGGGCTTCTAATTCAAATGGTTCCGGGAGAGTTCGCAAGCCAAGTTCTAATGTAGCTAGAAGTGGCAACCAAAATATCGATCGTCCGGCAGTTTCTGCACCTGCAACACCTACTTATAAAGAGATTAACTTTGTAGATGTCGCATTGGGTATTTTGAGTAAGAGTGACTTTCAATCTCAAGGTAGATATTTTCATTTCTATGAGTTTGAAGGTAGAGAAAATCAACTAGTTCAAATTAGGCTTGTTGGTAGTAAAGATACACGCAGATCAAATAACTTGAGTTTAAATCCTTTGTTATTTCTGCACGATCCTGATGATAATATCATCGTCAAAAAAGGCACTTTGGAAAAAAGCAGTGATGGCGATGATGCCTTCATTTTTGCGCGATTGCCTAAGAATGGCACTTACAAAATTGCAGTTACTAGCCGAGATTCTGGTGAGATCGGTCGCTATAGTTTGGCTTTGAGGAATGACAGAGCTAGCTATACCTTAGATGAAGCAGGACAACTAAGCGCCAATAGCTCAACCTTGAAACAAAATGGAGGCGCTTACAATGTATCTAATTTCCAAGGAAGAAAAAATCAGCTTGTAAGTATTCGTGTAGATAGTGTTGATGAAGAATTTTCTCCTTACGTAGCTTTGCTAAATTCAAAAGGACAGACGATCGCTATAGATAAGGATAAAGATAAAGCTGGCACCTACAGCGCTTTAATTGACCGAGCTAGGTTGCCTGAAGATGACACTTACTATGTAGTTGTCAGTTCCAAAAATCCACAGGAACGCGGTAAATATAGATTGACTATCTTCTGA
- a CDS encoding serine/threonine-protein kinase: MICCLNPDCLNPLNSNGKKFCQSCSTPLVSLLRNRFRVIRVLSDEGGFGRTYLSEDVDKLNERCVIKQLAPKFQGTWSQKKAMELFAEEAQRLQDLGEHPQIPTLIAYFEQDGCLYLVQQFINGDNLLKELQQRKGYNARDIQSILLDLLPILKFIHDRKVIHRDIKPENIIRHKSDGRLSLIDFGSSKQFTAKVQHKSGTSIGSHGYSPLEQIRDGKAFPASDLFGLGATCFHLLTGTSPFQLWMESGYAWVSNWREYLRSPLNTELDFVIDKLLKKDIHERYQSADEVLKDLTPKQLLALPPAGKSSGKIPATQAPSLPKSYPLLRTLILVSALILLFGFQESWYKHFRRIQTSLVSRLSQHNNSGKDDVLLGQPPKITLGRVSLANTIQGDENSVLSVAISPDGKTIASSGGDGTIKLWNLATGKEISSLNAYYQQVNTLVISPDGKTLVSASDDSTIKIWNLATGKQIRTLTGHSDSVRALAISADSETLVSGSDDNTIKIWDLATGEQIRTLVGHTFWVRSVAISPDSVILASGSFDKTIKIWNLTKGYSIRTLEGNYQTVTAVAISPDGKILASASRDRTIKLWDLLTGKEIRTLAGHANTVTTVAFSADGKIIASGSRDRAIKLWNSATGEEILTLTGHTNTVTSVAFSPDSKTLVSGSEDNTIKIWRLSQ, from the coding sequence ATGATCTGCTGCTTAAATCCCGATTGCCTAAATCCCCTGAATTCCAATGGAAAGAAGTTTTGCCAAAGTTGTAGCACCCCGTTGGTGTCACTTTTAAGAAATCGCTTCCGTGTCATCCGAGTCCTTTCAGATGAGGGGGGATTTGGCAGAACCTATCTATCAGAAGATGTCGATAAACTCAATGAACGCTGTGTTATCAAGCAATTAGCTCCTAAGTTCCAAGGAACTTGGTCGCAAAAAAAGGCGATGGAGTTGTTTGCCGAAGAAGCACAGCGGCTACAAGACCTTGGGGAACATCCCCAAATTCCAACTTTAATAGCTTACTTTGAGCAAGATGGCTGCCTATATTTAGTGCAGCAGTTTATTAATGGCGATAATTTGTTAAAGGAGTTGCAACAGCGCAAGGGATATAACGCTAGGGATATTCAATCTATTTTGCTAGATTTATTGCCCATCTTGAAATTTATCCACGATCGCAAAGTCATTCATCGGGATATCAAGCCAGAAAATATTATCCGCCATAAAAGTGATGGGCGATTAAGTCTGATTGATTTTGGTTCCTCAAAGCAATTCACCGCCAAAGTTCAGCACAAATCTGGCACATCCATTGGTTCACATGGTTATTCTCCCTTAGAACAAATTAGAGATGGTAAAGCTTTCCCTGCCAGTGACTTGTTCGGTTTAGGCGCTACCTGCTTTCATCTGCTAACGGGAACTTCCCCCTTTCAGTTGTGGATGGAATCGGGGTACGCGTGGGTGAGTAATTGGCGGGAATATTTGCGGAGTCCATTAAATACCGAGTTGGATTTTGTCATCGACAAACTTTTAAAAAAAGATATCCATGAACGTTACCAGTCAGCCGATGAAGTTCTCAAAGACTTAACTCCAAAACAACTCCTTGCCCTACCACCAGCCGGTAAGTCATCTGGAAAAATCCCCGCGACTCAAGCCCCATCTTTACCAAAAAGTTATCCCTTACTAAGAACTTTAATTTTGGTAAGTGCTTTGATTCTGTTGTTCGGATTCCAAGAATCTTGGTATAAACATTTTCGTCGGATTCAAACCAGTTTAGTTTCTAGGCTGAGTCAGCATAATAATTCTGGCAAAGATGACGTGCTTTTAGGTCAACCACCAAAGATTACTTTGGGTAGGGTTTCCTTAGCTAATACCATCCAAGGAGATGAAAACTCGGTTTTATCCGTCGCCATCAGCCCCGATGGTAAAACCATTGCCAGCAGTGGAGGCGATGGCACAATCAAACTTTGGAATCTCGCCACCGGGAAAGAAATATCTTCACTCAACGCCTATTATCAGCAGGTGAATACGTTAGTAATTAGCCCAGATGGGAAAACTCTGGTAAGTGCCAGTGATGACAGCACCATCAAAATTTGGAATTTAGCAACAGGAAAACAAATTCGCACTCTTACAGGGCATTCTGACTCAGTTCGTGCCCTAGCGATCAGCGCTGATAGCGAGACTCTGGTGAGTGGTAGTGATGACAACACCATCAAAATCTGGGATTTAGCCACAGGAGAGCAAATTCGGACATTGGTAGGGCATACATTTTGGGTGCGATCGGTAGCCATCAGTCCCGATAGCGTGATTCTTGCTAGTGGCAGTTTTGACAAGACGATCAAAATCTGGAATCTGACAAAAGGGTACTCAATCCGCACACTAGAGGGAAATTATCAAACAGTCACAGCTGTAGCTATTAGCCCAGATGGGAAAATTTTAGCTAGTGCTAGCCGCGATCGCACCATTAAACTTTGGGATCTACTGACGGGAAAAGAAATTCGCACACTGGCGGGACACGCCAACACAGTCACAACCGTAGCCTTCAGTGCCGATGGTAAAATTATTGCCAGTGGTAGCCGCGATCGCGCCATCAAACTCTGGAATTCGGCCACAGGAGAAGAAATTCTCACATTAACAGGGCATACCAACACCGTGACATCTGTAGCCTTCAGTCCTGATAGCAAAACCCTTGTCAGTGGTAGTGAAGACAACACCATTAAGATTTGGCGGTTGTCTCAGTAA
- a CDS encoding serine/threonine-protein kinase encodes MNRFSQKITNSQESISQQTQLGQMCASKKLFRDRYQILQVLGKGGFGITFLAKNAVLPGHPLCVIKQLCPKVTSPQSWQKACARFEKEARTLGQLGSHSQIPMLLDYFQANEEFFLIQEYVPGLTLAQEVRRGGPKSEASVKQFLQELLPVLQYLHKHHVIHRDIKPQNLLRCEYDKRVVLIDFGAVKEQLVDACENSTNQALNTNFIGTRGFAPPEQYSLRPVYASDIYALGVTCIYMLTGKSPLEFDYHPNSGEICWQKEVNVTDSFAKTLGKMVKITLDDRFKNVDEVIKALSYESYLPTLANCLTTQKLNNKSITQYENSNETPDVYMPPVTRTANAIRKWRARLK; translated from the coding sequence ATGAATCGCTTTTCTCAGAAAATAACGAATTCTCAAGAGAGCATTTCACAGCAAACTCAACTTGGTCAGATGTGTGCTTCCAAGAAGCTATTCCGCGATCGCTATCAAATATTGCAAGTTCTAGGTAAAGGTGGTTTTGGCATCACTTTTTTAGCCAAAAATGCCGTATTACCTGGACATCCTCTGTGCGTCATTAAACAGCTTTGCCCGAAAGTGACTAGTCCCCAAAGTTGGCAAAAGGCATGTGCGCGTTTTGAAAAAGAAGCAAGAACTTTAGGTCAACTCGGTAGTCATTCGCAAATTCCCATGCTGCTAGACTACTTTCAGGCGAATGAGGAGTTTTTTTTAATTCAAGAATACGTACCGGGTTTGACTTTAGCCCAAGAAGTGCGGCGAGGTGGGCCCAAAAGTGAAGCCTCGGTGAAACAGTTTTTACAGGAATTATTACCAGTATTACAGTATCTTCATAAACATCATGTGATTCATCGGGATATTAAGCCCCAGAATTTATTGCGGTGTGAGTATGACAAGCGGGTAGTGCTGATTGATTTTGGCGCAGTGAAAGAGCAATTAGTTGATGCTTGTGAAAACTCTACCAATCAAGCTTTAAATACCAACTTTATTGGAACTAGGGGATTTGCACCGCCAGAACAGTATTCTCTTCGCCCAGTTTATGCCAGTGATATTTATGCACTGGGTGTAACTTGTATTTATATGTTGACTGGTAAAAGTCCTTTAGAATTTGATTACCACCCAAATAGTGGTGAGATTTGCTGGCAAAAAGAAGTAAATGTTACCGATAGTTTCGCCAAAACTTTAGGCAAAATGGTGAAGATTACATTAGACGATCGGTTTAAGAATGTCGATGAAGTAATAAAAGCTTTAAGTTATGAAAGCTATTTGCCTACTTTAGCTAACTGTCTAACTACCCAAAAATTAAATAATAAAAGTATTACACAATACGAAAACTCTAACGAAACTCCAGATGTCTACATGCCACCAGTTACCAGAACTGCTAATGCTATTCGGAAATGGAGAGCGAGACTTAAGTAA
- a CDS encoding STAS domain-containing protein has product MKVSIIVLQLSGILDNVRGNELRRQVSGLITEGANTFLLDMKEIKLIDSSGLGALISVMQIVQSANGKLFICSISEQVRMLFQLTKVDRIFQIFADQEEFNRQILATLEVDKKG; this is encoded by the coding sequence ATGAAAGTGAGCATAATAGTACTACAATTGTCAGGAATTTTAGATAATGTCAGAGGTAATGAACTACGTCGTCAAGTTAGTGGACTTATCACAGAAGGAGCCAATACTTTTTTGCTTGATATGAAAGAGATAAAGCTTATTGATAGCTCTGGTTTAGGTGCTTTAATCTCAGTAATGCAAATAGTGCAAAGTGCTAATGGTAAACTTTTTATCTGTTCTATCAGCGAGCAAGTCAGGATGTTGTTTCAACTTACTAAAGTAGATAGAATTTTTCAAATCTTTGCCGATCAAGAGGAATTCAATCGCCAAATATTGGCAACCTTGGAGGTGGACAAAAAGGGCTAA
- a CDS encoding glycoside hydrolase produces the protein MSHPLYIAFIWHQHQPLYKSPGSALSPSQQYRLPWVRLHGTKDYLDLVLLLERYPKLHQTVNLVPSLILQLEDYIAGTAFDPYLTACLTPDEQLSQEQREFIIQHFFDANHHTLIDPHPRYSELYQQRQEKGQAWCLANWELPDYGDLLAWHNLAWIDPLFWDDPEIATWLKQGRNFTLSDRQRIYSKQREILSRIIPQHRKMQEAGQLEITTTPYTHPILPLLADTNSGRVAVPNMTLPKQRFQWEEDIPRHLRKAWNFYKDRFGQIPRGLWPSEQSVSPATLPHIINQGFKWICSDEAVLGWTLKHFFHRDGAGNVQQPELLYRPYRLQTAEGDLSIVFRDHRLSDLIGFTYSAMPAKKAAADLVGHLQAIAKMQRDSQSEQPWLVTIALDGENCWEFYPEDGKPFLEALYQSLSDEPHLKLVTVSEFLEEFPATATIPGGQLHSGSWVDGSFTTWIGDRAKNRAWDYLTKAREMLASHPEATEENNPEAWEALYAAEGSDWFWWFGAGHSSNQDAIFDQLFREHLFGIYKALNEPVPPYLKQPVEIHEAQGSHTPQGFIHPVIDGRGDEQDWDKAGRIEIGGARGTMHNSSVIQRLWYGVDHLNFYVRLDFKGGVAPGKDFPTELNLLWFYPEKTMVNSPVPLADVPDAAPLNYLFHHLLEVNLLTQSIQFREAGDNYQWQPRFSRAQVAINSCLELAVPWADLQVPPDYPLRLILVLADEGRFCNYLPENALIPIEVP, from the coding sequence ATGTCCCATCCTCTCTACATCGCTTTTATCTGGCATCAACATCAGCCTCTGTACAAATCTCCTGGTAGTGCCCTATCTCCCAGTCAGCAGTACCGCCTACCTTGGGTACGTTTACATGGGACTAAAGATTATTTGGATTTGGTATTGCTCTTAGAGCGGTATCCTAAGTTACACCAAACGGTGAATTTAGTTCCATCGCTGATATTACAACTTGAAGATTATATTGCTGGGACTGCTTTTGACCCTTACCTCACAGCCTGCTTGACACCGGATGAACAACTCAGCCAGGAACAGAGGGAATTCATTATCCAACACTTTTTTGATGCCAATCACCATACGTTGATTGACCCACATCCCCGCTATAGCGAGTTGTATCAGCAAAGGCAGGAGAAGGGGCAAGCCTGGTGTTTAGCAAATTGGGAATTGCCTGATTATGGTGATTTGCTAGCTTGGCACAATTTAGCTTGGATCGATCCACTGTTTTGGGATGACCCGGAAATTGCTACTTGGTTAAAACAGGGTCGCAATTTTACTTTAAGCGATCGCCAGCGCATTTATTCCAAACAACGAGAAATCCTCAGCCGCATCATCCCCCAACATCGCAAAATGCAGGAGGCTGGGCAGCTAGAAATTACCACTACGCCCTACACTCACCCGATTTTACCCTTACTCGCTGATACTAACTCCGGTCGGGTAGCTGTGCCCAATATGACACTACCTAAGCAGCGCTTTCAGTGGGAAGAAGATATTCCCCGTCACTTACGGAAAGCTTGGAACTTTTATAAAGACCGCTTTGGACAAATACCTCGTGGTTTGTGGCCTTCGGAACAGTCAGTCAGTCCGGCAACACTTCCACATATTATTAACCAAGGATTTAAGTGGATATGCTCAGATGAAGCTGTCTTGGGATGGACGCTGAAACACTTTTTTCATCGGGATGGGGCGGGGAATGTGCAGCAACCAGAACTGTTGTACCGACCCTATCGGCTGCAAACCGCAGAGGGTGATTTGTCAATTGTGTTTCGTGACCACAGATTATCAGATTTGATTGGGTTTACCTACAGTGCGATGCCTGCAAAAAAGGCAGCAGCAGACTTAGTGGGACATTTGCAAGCGATCGCTAAAATGCAAAGAGATAGTCAAAGTGAGCAACCTTGGCTAGTTACCATTGCCTTGGATGGGGAGAATTGCTGGGAATTTTATCCCGAAGATGGCAAACCCTTCTTAGAAGCTTTGTATCAAAGTTTGAGCGATGAACCACACCTCAAACTCGTCACCGTCTCCGAATTTCTCGAAGAATTTCCTGCCACAGCCACCATTCCCGGAGGGCAACTACATAGTGGTTCTTGGGTGGATGGCAGTTTCACCACTTGGATTGGCGATCGCGCTAAAAATCGGGCTTGGGATTACTTGACAAAAGCAAGAGAAATGCTCGCAAGTCATCCCGAAGCAACGGAAGAAAACAATCCAGAAGCATGGGAAGCATTGTATGCCGCAGAGGGTTCAGACTGGTTTTGGTGGTTTGGTGCAGGACACTCCTCAAATCAAGATGCCATCTTTGACCAGTTATTTCGAGAACACCTATTTGGGATTTACAAGGCATTAAATGAACCTGTACCGCCTTATCTCAAGCAACCAGTGGAAATCCACGAAGCACAAGGAAGCCACACCCCACAGGGGTTTATCCATCCTGTTATCGATGGTAGGGGTGATGAGCAAGATTGGGACAAAGCTGGACGCATAGAAATCGGCGGGGCGCGGGGGACGATGCACAATAGCAGTGTCATCCAGCGACTTTGGTATGGCGTAGATCACCTTAATTTCTATGTGCGCCTGGACTTTAAAGGTGGCGTTGCACCAGGGAAGGATTTTCCTACAGAGTTGAATTTGCTGTGGTTTTACCCAGAAAAAACAATGGTTAATAGCCCAGTTCCTTTGGCAGATGTACCAGATGCAGCACCGCTTAATTATCTTTTCCACCATCTTCTAGAAGTTAACTTACTGACGCAATCGATTCAGTTTCGGGAAGCTGGAGACAATTATCAATGGCAGCCCCGTTTCAGTCGCGCTCAAGTAGCAATAAATAGTTGTTTAGAGTTGGCAGTACCGTGGGCAGATTTGCAAGTTCCGCCAGATTATCCCCTGCGTCTGATTTTGGTGCTTGCAGATGAAGGGCGTTTTTGCAACTACTTGCCAGAAAATGCTTTGATTCCTATTGAAGTGCCTTAG
- a CDS encoding NifU family protein, whose product MELTIDNVETVLDEMRPYLMSDGGNVELVELDGPVVKLRLQGACGSCPSSAMTLRMGIERRLKEMIPEIAEIEQVV is encoded by the coding sequence ATGGAACTCACAATTGACAACGTTGAAACAGTCTTAGATGAAATGCGCCCTTATCTCATGTCTGATGGCGGCAATGTGGAACTTGTAGAACTCGATGGGCCTGTTGTAAAGCTGCGCCTGCAAGGTGCTTGTGGTTCTTGTCCCAGTTCTGCAATGACCCTGAGAATGGGTATTGAGCGCCGCCTAAAAGAAATGATTCCTGAAATTGCGGAAATTGAACAAGTGGTGTAA